The segment AGCGGGCGAAAGGTGGGCGACTGTCGTCGAGCACGCGTTCGAAGGGGGTCTCCCAATCGATACGTGCGGCTTGTTCGGCCCAGAATCCTGCCGGGTCGGAAAGGGAGCGCGCGTGCAGTGCGCGGCTTGCCGTCATGGTATGTCTCCTCCGCTATATGGATGATCAATGCGGTGTTGGTGGCTGGGACAGTTCGACAGGCGGAAACCTGCCGACTGCCCTACTGGTTGCACGACGCGGGGTTCGTTTCCACTTGCGTTCGGATGCCGGCCATCTTTTCTGGAGAATCTACCATGACAGCATCCAGCCCCAAACGCTTTGCCTCGCAATAGTCAGCCTGATCATTCACGCCGAATGCCACGAGGTTGGCCGAGACTTTCGACCGGTAGCAATGGACAGAGGCTTTGGTCCAGAGCACCGCCTGGACCGGCGAATGCCCCTCTCCGAGCGTGAAGGTCTCAACCACGTCCACGTTGCGTCGCATCTCGAATCCCGCCCACACACCTGAAACGGACGGCGCATCGCAGCGCTGGCCAAGCGTTGCGGATACCAGTCGACGCCGGGTCACATCACGCGCCTCGGCCAGCCGCGCGCGTGGCCAGGCTGCGAACGTATTCTGGTAATCGGCCTCGGTCGAGTAGATCAGCACGCGGCTCCAGGCGCTTTCGGCATCCAGCACGGCAGCCACCGCGGCCGTCTGTGCCGACGCGGGCATCGACTTCATGTCGAGGATGATCGGCACGTTGGCCGGGATGGCACGCAATGCCTGCTGCAGCGTGGGAATGCCGACCGGACTGTCGCGATAGGGGTAGCGCTTCACGCCATCCGATCCCATTTCGGCGAAGGACCATCCGGCATTGAGCGTCGCCAGCGTGGCGGCGCTGAAATCGGCCACCTTGCCCGATCCATTGGTCAGCGAGGACAGGTCGCTAGGACGGTACAGCACCGGCACGCCATCGAGGCTCGTTTGCACCGACAGCCAGATCATGTCGGCACGTTGGCGCAATGCCGACTCGATCGCCACAAGCGTGTTTTCCGGGCGATCCGCCGTGCCACCGCGATGCGCCACGAGCTTGGGCAGAGGGTAATCGGGTTCGTCATCGTCCTGCGCGCGCTCGCATGACGCGCCAAGGCACGCCAAGAGAATCGGCAGGCAACAGACGGTTTTGGGGAAGGACATCGGGCAGTTCCAGTGGTGGATCAGACTGCCCTTTTGCCACCCTTCGCCGACTACGTTCTTGATGCCCATCAATTTGCATGACGGAGGCACGGCGCGTCCCCGGCCCAGCGTCTAGCGTGGAACCGGGTTGCCAGAATTTCGCGGCGTCAGGAGGTGGCCGCGCGCAGATGCTACTGCGCGCGGCTCGACTTGGATTTGGTCGCTGGCGTCGGCGACGACTTGCTTTCGCGCGTGGCGGACTTGCCCGACGACTTGCTCGTGGAACTGTGCGGCGAGGCCTCCACCACCACCCGCTTGCGGGGTTCGGCCTTGGCCGATCGCGACGACTTCTCGACCTTATCGTATTTCTCCGACTTTGCCACGGCCTGTGTCTTGCCACCCGACTTGCCATGTGGCGCGGCCTTGGCTGGCGTGTCGTCTTCGTCCCCGGCGCGCTCCGCCCGCATGGCGGCGGCGGAGTTCGGACGCAGCATCAGCACCAGACTCTGGCCGGCAACAAGCTTGCTGCCGGAGAGCTTGTTCCACGACTGCACCTGCTTGACCGACACGCCATAGCGACGCGCCACCGTGGACACCGTATCCTTGCGCCCCGCCCGCACCACGACGCGCTTGGCGTCAGGCACGTCTGGCTCCACGGCCAGCATGGCCGTATCGACCAGCGATGCGCTGATGTCCTGGTCGTGGCGCTCGGTACGCGGAATCATGACGGTCGAACCGGCTTTCAGGCGCATCCCCTTGGGAATCCGGTTGATCTCGCGCAGCGTGTCCACATCCACGTTGAGCCGCGCGGCCAGCGACTCCACACGTTCACGGCTATCCACGGTCACCGCCGTCCAGCTCGACAACCCGCCACGATAGGTATTGAGGTTGTACTGGAAGCGCTCGGCGTTCTCGAACGGCAGCAGGATCTGCGGATTGGCCGCACCCAGGATCACCGGTCGGTTGAACGACGGATTGAGCGCCTTGAACTCGTCCAGCGGCATGTTGGCCAGCTTGGCAGCCAGCGCCACGTCGATATCCCGCGAGGTCGTGACCGTCACGAAGTACGGATGATCGGGGATCTCAGGCAGCCTGACGCCGTACGCGGCCGGGTTGGCGATGATGTTCTTCACCGCCTGGAGCTTCGGC is part of the Cupriavidus metallidurans CH34 genome and harbors:
- a CDS encoding glycerophosphodiester phosphodiesterase family protein — protein: MSFPKTVCCLPILLACLGASCERAQDDDEPDYPLPKLVAHRGGTADRPENTLVAIESALRQRADMIWLSVQTSLDGVPVLYRPSDLSSLTNGSGKVADFSAATLATLNAGWSFAEMGSDGVKRYPYRDSPVGIPTLQQALRAIPANVPIILDMKSMPASAQTAAVAAVLDAESAWSRVLIYSTEADYQNTFAAWPRARLAEARDVTRRRLVSATLGQRCDAPSVSGVWAGFEMRRNVDVVETFTLGEGHSPVQAVLWTKASVHCYRSKVSANLVAFGVNDQADYCEAKRLGLDAVMVDSPEKMAGIRTQVETNPASCNQ
- a CDS encoding transglycosylase SLT domain-containing protein, whose translation is MRFGRFLAVVACATLLAACASTPTPPAGELSGTPTALESGPKKDPLNTLNSTGRAGTLSRSTVVNVDQSSVDWLRGPSSDIWDRIRKGFAMPDLEGTLVDDRTQWYAARPDYMERMVGRSSRYLYHIVEELERRKMPTELALLPFVESAFNPQAESTAKAAGMWQFIPSTGKTYNLKQNMFRDERRDVLASTDAALDYLQRLYDMFGDWQLALAAYNWGEGAVSRAIARNQARGLPTDYASLTMPTETRYYVPKLQAVKNIIANPAAYGVRLPEIPDHPYFVTVTTSRDIDVALAAKLANMPLDEFKALNPSFNRPVILGAANPQILLPFENAERFQYNLNTYRGGLSSWTAVTVDSRERVESLAARLNVDVDTLREINRIPKGMRLKAGSTVMIPRTERHDQDISASLVDTAMLAVEPDVPDAKRVVVRAGRKDTVSTVARRYGVSVKQVQSWNKLSGSKLVAGQSLVLMLRPNSAAAMRAERAGDEDDTPAKAAPHGKSGGKTQAVAKSEKYDKVEKSSRSAKAEPRKRVVVEASPHSSTSKSSGKSATRESKSSPTPATKSKSSRAQ